The Plasmodium vinckei vinckei genome assembly, chromosome: PVVCY_14 genome window below encodes:
- a CDS encoding exosome complex component RRP40, putative, protein MENGVVLSGDYIKLSNDKIKKVNKSNFEQIYDKEYEDLYRSKCSGIMLKTPYYPYKYDIMNTSHKYIPKIGDLVIGIVKSKKLDYYQMDINSNCECIIHKIESFKYASKSSFPNLLNGTLLYMIIEKINLDNNMVVASCINSADVKSWINYENYLGELVDGFLFAVNISYAKSLIGDKCYILDLIGKDIAYEIAIGHNGWVWIKTNDPQETNMIRTALKHCYGKTNIQMAVLWKSIYNLYKRGNVKK, encoded by the exons ATGGAGAATGGAGTTGTGCTGAGTGGAGATTATATAAAGCTAAGTAATGATAAgattaaaaaagtaaacaAAAGTAATTTTGAACAGATTTATGATAAAGAATATGAAGATTTATATAGAAGTAAATGCTCAGGTATTATGCTAAAAACACCTTACTATCCATACAAATATGATATTATGAATACTAgccataaatatataccaaAGATTGGTGATTTAGTTATAGGGATAGTAAAATCCAAAAAATTAGACTATTATCAAATGGATATAAATAGTAATTGTGAATgtattatacataaaattgAAAGTTTTAAATATGCTTCAAAAAGTAGTTTcccaaatttattaaatggtacattattatatatgattatagagaaaataaatttagatAACAATATGGTCGTAGCTAGTTGTATAAATTCAGCAGATGTAAAATCATGgataaattatgaaaattatttaggAGAATTAGTCGAtggatttttatttgctgttaatatatcataCGCAAAAAGTTTAATAGGAGATAAATGCTACATTTTAGATTTAATCGGGAAGGATATAGCTTATGAAATAGCTATAGGACACAACGGATG gGTTTggataaaaacaaatgacCCACAGGAAACAAACATGATACGAACCGCATTAAAGCATTGTTAtggaaaaacaaatatacaG atgGCCGTATTGTGGAAGTcgatttataatttatacaaaagAGGGAacgtaaaaaaata
- a CDS encoding U3 small nucleolar RNA-associated protein 6, putative, protein MISRVCNVLENMVYEFTDLRRKELFSESEIKSILNKRRHHEYTINSSMPMLINYILYLEFEMSLENLRVKRLEKKKEDLLNEIAEYTKLIKTCYTDINNFNKEILNTNCPKEIKMITKKINSNENHIKQYKNNIAKVEKKIEVLLQHSVSDNSLVRRIIQIFQKCLKKNYNNIQIWLLYFNFCFLKNKKDELEKAILTSLKYHMNNELIWMHYLYYFYNIRKNILYTRKLYIRAMLFVPNSLYLNALYFIIEFDIFFKLLTNFKYQNDNSNNVFNKNNNDQFDEFCKDQKKNLTNELDENDQTNKSENDILKMNIDEKNEQILLAEKEQKVEEFNYIKDEDKFGLDVLIFLGKRYIHIFEKDKSNLHIFIILLLNIYFKMEKNEWVKNYVLQYEDFKNLILNSIENNKFDQPCFYYYLFINKCTQIFNIDTLEDNNFILMKKFFYACDGKDILIKIENIKKYFNHSLINQLLIEMFNSFSNELMIYLFCLLLENIFQSFSEYDDISDVFKIDNVNDKTTVPKKNDSSSDIILESPNNSITHNPDSINLQNGNKKDILFHMKEPTLPNHENLEIFKFLKDEIFLCDSNHKFYKINMEYIKEKDKDTYNFLQKLNFIPSVCLFENRSLSIPPNNHIYNFEQNNKNADIISSLLYFFLFDMRNIKKNQTDQNSKNNPIYTPTNSISKKRKTSNKYVTLGSLKNKKPKKNSQTIKLKSDKNGIFESDSDNMSDNSDDSDSSNSTFHDNEYHEEQESIKVDKIDINKKETNDTKKDIFIIDELLSLLSREIDIFVKMTIIKTILKLITFLNNDEIAKFLFSKITKEYHNIKSSTNTMVKKGMASMVQVYDKVYKDFPSKKKNK, encoded by the coding sequence ATGATAAGCAGGGTATGCAATGTTCTCGAAAATATGGTATATGAATTTACCGACCTGAGGAGAAAGGAATTATTTAGTGAAagtgaaataaaatcaatATTGAATAAAAGAAGGCATCATGAATATACAATTAATAGCTCAATGCCtatgttaataaattatattttgtatttagaATTTGAAATGAGCTTAGAAAATTTAAGAGTAAAAagattagaaaaaaaaaaagaagaccttttaaatgaaattgcagaatatacaaaattaataaaaacatgTTACACAgatataaacaattttaataaagaaattcTAAATACAAACTGCCCtaaagaaattaaaatgataacgaaaaaaataaactcaaatgaaaatcatattaaacaatataaaaataatatagcaaaagtagagaaaaaaattgaagtATTGTTACAACACAGTGTATCCGATAATTCATTAGTAAGAagaataatacaaatattcCAAAAAtgtctaaaaaaaaattataataatatccaAATAtggttattatattttaatttttgttttttaaaaaataaaaaagacgAATTAGAAAAAGCTATATTAACAAGCTTGAAATATCATATGAATAATGAACTAATATGGATGcattatctttattatttttataatataaggaaaaatatattatatacacgaaagttatatataagGGCTATGTTATTTGTTCCCAATAgcttatatttaaatgctttatattttattatcgaATTTGACATATTCTTTAAATTGCTAACAAATTTTAAGTatcaaaatgataattCAAACAACGTCTTcaacaaaaataacaatgatCAGTTTGATGAATTTTGTAAAGATCAAAAAAAGAATCTAACCAATGAATTGGATGAAAATGATCAAACAAACAAATCTGAGAATGATATactaaaaatgaatatcgatgaaaaaaatgaacaaatttTACTTGCTGAAAAGGAACAAAAAGTAGAAGAATTTAATTACATCAAAGACGAAGATAAATTTGGATTAGATGttctaatatttttagggaaaagatatattcatatttttgaaaaagataaatcgaatttacacatatttattatattacttttaaatatatattttaaaatggaaaaaaatgagtGGGTAAAAAACTATGTTTTACAATATGaagattttaaaaatttaattttaaattctattgaaaataataaatttgatcaaccttgtttttattattatttatttattaataaatgtacacaaatttttaatatagatACACTTGAAgataacaattttatacttatgaaaaaattctTTTATGCATGTGATGGCAAGGATATACTTAtcaaaattgaaaatatcaaaaagTATTTCAACCATTCTCTAATTAACCAATTATTAATTGAAATGTTTAATTCTTTTAGCAATGAGCTTATGATTTATCTATTTTGTCTTttattagaaaatatatttcaatcATTTTCTGAATATGATGACATCTCTgatgtttttaaaattgaCAACGTAAATGATAAAACTACAgttccaaaaaaaaatgattcaTCATCAGATATAATATTAGAATCACCAAATAATAGTATTACACATAACCCAGATTCTATTAATTTgcaaaatggaaataaaaaggatatattatttcatatgAAAGAACCTACATTGCCAAATCATGAAAatttagaaatatttaaatttttaaaagatgaaatatttttatgtgaTAGTAAccataaattttataaaataaatatggaatatataaaagaaaaagataaagatacatataactttttacaaaaattaaattttattccttctgtttgtttatttgaaaatagaAGCTTATCAATACCTCCCAATAatcacatatataattttgagcaaaataataaaaatgcagATATTATATCTTCTTTACTTTACTTCTTCTTATTTGATATGagaaacattaaaaaaaatcaaacaGATCAAAACAGTAAAAATAACCCTATATATACACCCACAAATTCAATatcgaaaaaaagaaaaacctCAAACAAGTATGTAACTTTGGGAAgtctaaaaaataaaaaacctAAAAAGAATAGCCAAACAATTAAACTAAAAAGTGATAAAAATGGCATTTTCGAAAGTGACAGCGACAATATGAGTGACAATAGCGACGACAGCGATAGCAGCAATAGTACTTTCCATGATAATGAATATCATGAAGAACAAGAAAGTATCAAAGTTGATAaaattgatataaataaaaaggaaactaatgatacaaaaaaagatatttttattatcgaCGAGTTATTATCATTACTTAGTAGAGAAATTGATATATTCGTAAAAATGACAATCATAAAAACTATATTAAAGttaattacatttttaaataacgATGAAATAGCCAAATTTTTGTTCAGCAAAATAACAAAAGAATATCATAACATCAAAAGCAGCACAAACACTATGGTCAAAAAGGGAATGGCTAGTATGGTTCAAGTGTATGACAAAGTGTACAAAGATTTTCcttccaaaaaaaaaaataaataa
- a CDS encoding DnaJ protein, putative, with protein sequence MENQTKESNLNEERKENPASNDEGNNIDDSQLDELFEDFLKDVESITSNQNTPKETNKLKKEDAEKEINRILSNKNSSPFEILGIHQNINLDIIKNRYRQLSILIHPDKCKLEKANEAFHILNTAYEDLKRDDIKEQYKSVYEVAKKNIVKRLNLKKKKNDINEYLNIEEEEYEITKEIQQLINEECEVLLKQQKEKFEYAQKCKLANLKYVQEKEEEKLREELKKEEEKKLWAERRDERVNSWKSYKNENIKNEKEFHLYKNISKRKEERTEEEQEQIKKMSIKSNMDNHAYKKRRKK encoded by the coding sequence ATGGAGAATCAAACAAAGGAGAGTAACCTAAATGaagaaagaaaagaaaaccCTGCTTCGAATGATGAGGGGAACAATATTGATGACTCTCAACTCGATGAATTATTTGAAGACTTTTTAAAAGATGTTGAAAGCATTACATCAAATCAAAACACCCCCAAAGAAACAAATAAGCTAAAAAAGGAAGATGCtgaaaaggaaataaacaGAATATTATCTAATAAGAATAGTTCACCATTTGAAATACTTGGAATacatcaaaatataaatcttgatattataaaaaatagatataGACAATTATCAATTCTTATTCACCCCGATAAATGTAAACTTGAAAAGGCAAATGAAGCgtttcatattttaaatacagCATATGAAGATTTAAAGAGAGATGATATTAAAGAACAATATAAAAGTGTTTATGAagttgcaaaaaaaaatatcgtAAAAagattaaatttaaaaaaaaagaaaaatgatataaatgaatatcTAAATATAGAAGAAGAAGAGTATGAAATTACTAAAGAAATACAGCAATTAATCAATGAAGAATGCGAAGTTTTACTCAAAcaacaaaaagaaaaatttgaatatgCTCAAAAATGTAAACTAGCTAATTTGAAATATGTTCAggaaaaagaagaagagAAATTAAGAGAAGAGCTCAAAAAAGaagaggaaaaaaaattatgggCAGAAAGGCGTGACGAAAGAGTAAACAGTTGGAAAAgctataaaaatgaaaatataaaaaatgaaaaagaatttcatttatataaaaatattagtaaaagaaaagaagAACGAACAGAAGAAGAACAAGagcaaattaaaaaaatgtctataaaaagtaatatGGACAACCATGCATATAAGAAGCGAAGAAAAAAgtga
- a CDS encoding ATP-dependent RNA helicase DBP6, putative yields MFHSVVFNNKYSCNKFKNILLIFHVNFKHFISSNNEKKHIHYVSKANSIFYENKNKILKGYINKNISYSRIHNNNHTNNEQSNTNLDTVQDEIKESINQKEKDNETLIWNNKSNESNITEKDKYNEKTNHDNKNVSIEEANEIDKDIRKSLIEVFKYKHFTDVQKIIYENVIKERKKNDLLIQAKTGTGKTISYLLLVIDDIIKNRIMSVHTLIIVPTRELANQIYNEAKLLLTFKNNINVLTLVGGVKRREDQINIRRIKPDIIICTVGRLLDHFECTYLFNTLFENLKMLIIDEADQLLSHGYQNDIDRILTYLPQKKRNILLSATLCHNIDEIRKKMCKPDYLFLNCIKDISKHTNDQLKQYVIFHKSIDTTIILYNLLVEHMRLNKFNYKILVFFPTARATSFYANLFKNQLKISVYEIHRKKEPIYRQITSNRFALESVGILFTSDISARGVNYPNVTLIIQINCAISREQYIHRVGRTARSNKEGISIILLNEADELFYQQIKDLNIQKLNPNEYILKNANVSNYLNTWMSNTQLLYLAYAYYSSLLRFYKTKHTILKLTDDEIIDTVNNSLLSTGLAEQPHISNQLAVTLNMQNNSKLKIRKDLDDLLL; encoded by the coding sequence ATGTTCCATTCCGttgtttttaataataaatatagttgcaacaaatttaagaatattttattaatttttcatgtCAATTTTAAACATTTCATTTCCTCTAATAATGAGAAAAAACACATACACTATGTGAGTAAGGCTAATagcatattttatgaaaataaaaacaaaatctTAAAGggatacataaataaaaatatatcatacaGTAGAATTCacaataataatcataCTAATAATGAACAAAGTAATACGAATCTTGATACAGTGcaagatgaaataaaagaaagtataaatcaaaaagaaaaagacaATGAAACTTTAATATGGAATAATAAATCTAATGAATCTAATATCACAGAGAAAGATAAATACAACgaaaaaacaaatcatgataataaaaatgtgtcAATAGAAGAAGCAAACGAGATTGATAAAGATATAAGAAAAAGTTTAATAGaagtttttaaatataaacattttacagatgttcaaaaaataatatatgaaaatgtaataaaagagagaaaaaaaaatgatctACTTATTCAAGCAAAAACAGGAACTGGAAAAACTATATCATATTTACTTTTAGTAATtgatgatataataaaaaatagaattaTGAGCGTTCATACACTTATAATAGTTCCAACTAGAGAACTGGCAaatcaaatttataatgaagcaaaattattattaacttttaaaaataatattaatgttTTGACATTAGTTGGGGGTGTAAAAAGAAGAGAagatcaaataaatataagaagAATTAAGCcagatattattatatgtactGTAGGAAGATTGTTAGATCATTTTGAAtgcacatatttatttaataccTTATTTGAAaacttaaaaatgttaataattgATGAAGCAGATCAATTATTAAGTCATGGATATCAAAATGATATAGATAGAATATTAACTTATTTaccacaaaaaaaaagaaatattcttttatcTGCAACATTATGTCATAATATTGATGAaatacgaaaaaaaatgtgtaaaccagattatctttttttaaattgtataaaaGATATTTCAAAACATACTAATGATCaattaaaacaatatgttatttttcataaatctATTGATACaactataattttatataatttattagttGAGCATATGAGATTAAATAAGTTTAATTATAAGATATTAGTTTTTTTCCCAACAGCTCGAGCTACATCATTTTATGCtaatttattcaaaaatcAGCTAAAAATATCAGTTTATGAAATTCacagaaaaaaagaacCTATATATAGGCAAATAACATCAAATAGATTTGCATTAGAATCTGTTGGAATTTTGTTTACATCAGATATAAGTGCAAGGGGTGTTAACTATCCAAATGTTAcattaataattcaaataaattgtGCCATATCAAGAGaacaatatatacataGAGTTGGACGTACAGCTCGAAGCAATAAGGAAGGTAttagtattattttattaaatgaagcagatgaattattttatcaacaaataaaagatttaaatatacaaaaattaaaccCAAATGAATATATCCTAAAAAATGCTAATGTATCAAATTATCTAAACACTTGGATGTCAAATACAcagttattatatttagcttatgcatattattcaTCCCTATTGCGATTCTACAAAACAAAACATACTATACTTAAATTAACTGATGATGAAATCATTGATACAGTTAATAATTCCCTTCTTTCTACTGGCTTAGCTGAACAACCCCATATTTCAAATCAATTGGCTGTAACAttaaatatgcaaaataaTTCGAAGCTTAAAATAAGAAAGGATTTGGACGATTTGCTGttgtag
- a CDS encoding DNA-directed RNA polymerase alpha chain, putative: MLLLLFLLFITICNYSSYSLIPGGKRLSFLPIHSGHSRHNYTRNKNRHFRPYYKNEKRKSRSSGNRNIYNLVWLDSEHKDDRESEWLNNNNSSNKDGMSNDSDIISDDNIENDITDNKNESNNFHRFNALYEGDEDTEDDNITDENDDKLVDIEELNNDDRKLIESESKVEDSHRYNVYDNEMVKKDSTEIDMDKADKIDREKSGLPPFVYESGNVFDDNKPMDYEPEVYDFNTYNKYFDELCKEKKPIIDSYQLDKDLLDDTYFDAKKGGPKTFGFKFKQIQPVRYHQGRSYTYFFMHSHEVELSPIFLNAFRRVAIKHLKGGRVTALRIPGMKHEYYCIVGVRENFFDLSQNLRQITFKNVPENADMNNYITGKFRIKGPMIVVAGHMQLPKNIEIINKNQYICYVAAGSYLEMDVKIESIEEYVMPEYGAQSRNRDICKDNFIHFCSSCTPVEHFGFTGQRRGINLDILGEINIVEMHTDGSITPKTALLKTIDYMSENFQYMENALHNNCHSCEDGSLEEEFRNPEFYMDKERYTDVPWNKYKSTLEEVEETKSWLYRKDVHRQYNIDPESAQSKQEREILWQKKKKMQMQINKRREQIKKGPTTEEGEIIPDDERHDCLLDWPVDKSERNMNPPRWVIERPLDKTPHIGHEEIYDEGI, translated from the exons atgctATTATTGTTGTTTCTTCTGTTTATTACGATTTGTAATTATTCGTCTTATTCCTTAATTCCTGGAGGTAAAAGGCTATCGTTTTTGCCTATCCACAGTGGTCATTCGAGac atAATTATACGAGAAATAAGAATAGGCATTTTAGAccttattataaaaatgaaaagcgAAAATCGCGAAGTTCCGGGaatagaaatatttataatttagtTTGGCTAGACAGCGAACATAAGGATGATAGAGAAAGTGAATggttaaataataataacagtTCTAACAAAGATGGCATGAGTAATGATAGTGATATTATAAGTGatgataatattgaaaatgatatcactgataacaaaaatgaatcaaataattttcatcgATTCAACGCTTTATATGAAGGGGATGAGGACACTGaagatgataatataactgacgaaaatgatgataaatTAGTTGATATagaagaattaaataatgatgacAGAAAATTAATAGAATCGGAAAGTAAAGTAGAAGATAGTCATAGGTACAATGTATATGATAATGAAATGGTAAAAAAGGATTCAACAGAAATAGATATGGATAAAGCTGATAAAATAGATAGAGAAAAAAGTGGATTGCCTCCATTTGTATATGAAAGTGGAAATGTAtttgatgataataaaCCTATGGATTATGAACCAGAAGTATATGattttaatacatataataaatattttgatgaATTAtgcaaagaaaaaaagCCAATAATTGATTCGTACCAATTAGATAAGGATTTATTAGATGACACATATTTTGATGCAAAGAAAGGAGGCCCTAAAACATTTggatttaaatttaaacaaattCAACCAGTAAGATATCATCAAGGAAGatcatatacatatttctttatgCATTCACACGAAGTTGAATTATctcctatttttttaaatgcatTTCGAAGAGTTGCAATAAAGCATTTAAAAGGTGGTAGAGTTACAGCTTTAAGAATACCTGGGATGAAACATGAATATTATTGTATAGTTGGTGTTCGagaaaatttttttgatttatcaCAAAATTTAAGACAAAtaacatttaaaaatgtccCAGAAAATGCAgatatgaataattatataactGGGAAATTTCGAATAAAAGGGCCAATGATAGTTGTAGCAGGGCATATGCAATtaccaaaaaatattgaaataattaataaaaatcaatatatatgttatgtTGCTGCCGGAAGTTATTTAGAAATGGATGTCAAAATAGAAAGTATAGAAGAATATGTAATGCCAGAATATGGAGCTCAATCACGAAATAGAGATATATGTAAAGATAATTTTATTCACTTTTGTAGTAGTTGTACACCTGTAGAGCATTTTGGTTTTACTGGGCAAAGACGAGGTATTAATTTAGATATTTTAGGTGAAATTAACATTGTTGAAATGCACACCGATGGATCAATAACTCCGAAAACCGCACTTTTAAAAACTATTGATTATATGTCAGAAAATTTCCaatatatggaaaatgCTTTGCATAATAATTGTCATTCATGTGAAGATGGATCATTAGAAGAAGAATTCCGAAATCCTGAATTTTATATGGATAAAGAAAGATATACTGATGTGCCATGGAATAAGTACAAAAGTACTTTAGAAGAAGTTGAAGAAACAAAAAGTTGGTTATATAGAAAAGATGTGCATAGGcaatataatattgatCCAGAAAGTGCACAATCAAAACAAGAAAGAGAAATTTTATggcaaaagaaaaaaaaaatgcagaTGCAAATTAATAAGAGAAGAGAGCAAATCAAAAAAGGTCCTACTACAGAAGAAGGAGAAATTATACCCGATGATGAAAGACATGATTGCTTGTTAGACTGGCCTGTAGACAAATCCGAGAGAAATATGAATCCACCAAGATGGGTCATAGAAAGGCCGCTCGATAAGACACCACATATAGGCCACGAGGAAATTTACGACGAAGGAATTTGA